A window from Agrobacterium tumefaciens encodes these proteins:
- a CDS encoding dihydrolipoamide acetyltransferase family protein translates to MAEFVITMPDVGEGVAEAELVEWNVKPGDIVHEDMVLAAVMTDKATVEIPSPVAGIITWLAVTVGNTVPVKAPLVRIETDVAAAAPDGSAPEAEAPTRTTEEEAPADMTEAPPPVETQPAPRQAEEAPSVPAAEPHHKPLASPAVRQRADDLDIDLTKVKGTGPDGHITHADLDGFLTIRGRPERPEPMTPHDSAVEEVKITGLRRKIAEKMVLSVSRIPHITYVEEVDVTDLEDLRATMNGNRRSGQPKLTILPFLMRALVKAVADHPGMNATFDDEKGVVSHYEAVHIGIATQTPAGLTVPVVRHTETLGLWDCAEEVARVAEAARTGTAHREELMGSTITISSLGALGGVVSTPIINHPEVAIIGVNKIMTRPVWDGSRFVPRKMMNLSSSFDHRVVDGWDAAVFIQAIKALLEKPALIFIE, encoded by the coding sequence ATGGCGGAATTTGTTATCACTATGCCCGATGTCGGTGAAGGCGTGGCGGAAGCCGAGCTGGTGGAATGGAACGTCAAGCCGGGCGATATCGTCCATGAGGACATGGTGCTGGCCGCTGTCATGACGGACAAGGCGACGGTGGAAATCCCCTCGCCGGTGGCGGGGATCATCACCTGGCTCGCCGTGACGGTCGGAAACACGGTGCCGGTGAAAGCACCGCTCGTCCGTATCGAAACCGATGTCGCTGCGGCCGCACCCGATGGCAGCGCGCCGGAGGCGGAGGCGCCAACCCGGACGACGGAAGAGGAAGCGCCTGCCGACATGACGGAAGCGCCGCCACCTGTTGAAACCCAGCCAGCTCCGCGCCAGGCCGAAGAGGCACCTTCCGTGCCCGCAGCCGAGCCCCATCACAAGCCGCTCGCATCCCCCGCCGTTCGCCAGCGCGCCGATGATCTCGATATCGATCTCACCAAGGTCAAGGGAACCGGGCCAGACGGGCATATCACCCATGCCGATCTCGATGGATTTTTAACGATACGGGGCCGGCCGGAACGTCCCGAGCCGATGACGCCGCACGATAGCGCCGTCGAGGAAGTGAAGATAACGGGTCTGCGGCGCAAGATTGCCGAGAAGATGGTGCTTTCCGTCTCGCGCATTCCCCACATCACCTATGTCGAAGAAGTCGACGTGACCGATCTGGAGGATCTGCGCGCCACGATGAACGGCAATCGCCGTTCCGGGCAGCCGAAGCTGACGATCCTGCCGTTTTTGATGCGTGCGCTGGTGAAAGCCGTGGCCGATCACCCCGGCATGAACGCCACTTTCGATGATGAAAAAGGGGTCGTCAGCCACTATGAAGCGGTTCATATCGGCATCGCCACGCAAACGCCGGCGGGCCTGACTGTTCCGGTCGTCCGCCACACGGAAACACTCGGCCTTTGGGACTGTGCGGAAGAAGTCGCGCGTGTTGCGGAAGCCGCCCGCACCGGCACCGCCCATCGGGAAGAGCTGATGGGCTCCACCATCACCATCAGTTCGCTGGGGGCTCTGGGTGGTGTTGTTTCGACGCCCATCATCAACCATCCCGAGGTGGCGATCATCGGTGTCAACAAGATCATGACACGGCCGGTCTGGGATGGGTCGCGTTTTGTGCCGCGCAAGATGATGAACCTGTCTTCGAGCTTCGACCATCGGGTCGTCGATGGCTGGGATGCGGCGGTCTTCATTCAGGCCATCAAAGCGCTGCTGGAGAAGCCGGCGCTTATTTTCATCGAGTGA
- a CDS encoding acyl-CoA dehydrogenase family protein has product MILNEAQQQIRDMARDFARERLAPGAAARDRESRFPKDELKEMGELGFLGMLVSEDYGGSETGAVAYALALEEIAAGDGACSTIMSVHNSVGCVPILKFGTEEQKQRFLPKLASGEWIGGFALTEPQAGSDASNLKTRARRDGDRYVLDGAKQFITSGKNGDVVIVFAVTDAAAGKKGITAFIVPTDTPGYEVIRVEEKLGLHSSDTCQIAFTDMVVPAELRLGEEGQGYRIALANLEGGRIGIAAQAVGMAQAAFEAARDYARERKAFGQAIIEHQAVAFRLADMATRIAAARQLVLHAAALKEAGEPCLSEASMAKLFASEMAERVCSDAIQIHGGYGYMADYPVERIYRDVRICQIYEGTSDVQRMVIARNL; this is encoded by the coding sequence GATTCCCGAAAGACGAACTGAAGGAAATGGGCGAACTCGGTTTCCTCGGCATGCTGGTCTCCGAGGATTATGGCGGCTCGGAGACTGGCGCGGTTGCCTATGCCTTGGCGCTGGAAGAGATTGCTGCCGGAGATGGTGCCTGTTCCACCATCATGAGCGTGCACAATTCGGTTGGCTGCGTGCCGATCCTTAAATTCGGGACCGAAGAGCAGAAGCAGCGTTTCCTGCCCAAGCTCGCCTCTGGCGAATGGATCGGCGGTTTTGCACTGACCGAGCCGCAGGCCGGTTCCGATGCCTCCAACCTGAAGACCCGTGCGCGGCGCGATGGCGACCGCTACGTTCTCGACGGCGCGAAGCAGTTCATCACCTCAGGCAAGAATGGCGATGTCGTCATCGTTTTTGCCGTTACCGATGCGGCGGCGGGCAAGAAGGGCATCACGGCCTTCATCGTACCGACGGACACGCCGGGTTACGAGGTTATCAGGGTTGAGGAGAAACTCGGCCTGCATTCGTCCGACACCTGTCAGATTGCCTTTACCGACATGGTGGTCCCGGCCGAATTGCGGCTCGGCGAGGAGGGGCAGGGTTATCGTATCGCGCTCGCCAATCTGGAAGGCGGCCGCATCGGTATCGCCGCGCAGGCGGTCGGCATGGCGCAGGCGGCCTTCGAGGCGGCGCGGGATTATGCCCGCGAACGCAAGGCTTTCGGACAGGCAATAATCGAGCATCAGGCAGTGGCCTTTCGCCTCGCAGATATGGCGACGCGCATTGCGGCGGCGCGGCAGCTGGTGCTGCATGCGGCGGCGCTGAAGGAAGCGGGCGAGCCCTGTCTTTCGGAGGCCTCGATGGCGAAACTTTTTGCGTCCGAAATGGCCGAGCGCGTCTGCTCGGACGCCATCCAGATTCACGGCGGTTACGGCTACATGGCGGATTATCCGGTGGAGCGGATCTATCGCGATGTGCGCATCTGCCAGATTTATGAGGGAACCAGCGATGTCCAGCGCATGGTCATCGCGCGGAACCTCTGA
- a CDS encoding 3-methyl-2-oxobutanoate dehydrogenase (2-methylpropanoyl-transferring) subunit alpha, which yields MDITETPHLSLHVPEPAVRPGDQPDFSNVKISKAGTVPRPEVDAAPESMRDLAYSIIRVLNHQGEAVGPWAGLLSDEDLLVGLKNMMRLRAFDARMLMAQRQGKTSFYMQHLGEEAVSCAFRKALSKGDMNFPTYRQAGLLIADDYPLVTMMNQIYSNELDPLHGRQLPVLYSSKEHGFFTVSGNLATQYVQAVGWAMASAIKGDTKIAAAWIGDGSTAESDFHSALVFASTYKAPVILNIVNNQWAISTFQGIARGGSGTFAARGLGFGIPALRVDGNDYLAVYAVARWAVERARRNLGPTLIEYVTYRVGAHSTSDDPSAYRPKTESEAWPLGDPVLRLKKHLTLRGVWSEERHRQAEAEIADEVLEAQREAESHGTLHEGKKPPKKDIFEGVYEEMPPHLARQRQKAGW from the coding sequence ATGGATATAACCGAAACGCCACATCTCAGCCTGCATGTTCCGGAACCCGCGGTGCGGCCCGGCGACCAGCCGGATTTCTCCAATGTGAAGATATCCAAGGCCGGCACCGTGCCGCGTCCGGAGGTGGATGCAGCACCTGAAAGCATGCGCGATCTGGCTTATTCGATCATCCGCGTCCTCAATCATCAGGGCGAGGCTGTCGGGCCATGGGCAGGGCTGCTCTCGGACGAGGATTTGCTGGTCGGCCTCAAAAACATGATGCGGCTTCGGGCTTTCGATGCCCGCATGCTGATGGCGCAGCGGCAGGGCAAGACCTCCTTTTACATGCAGCATCTGGGGGAGGAGGCTGTCAGTTGCGCCTTCCGCAAGGCGCTTTCCAAGGGCGACATGAATTTCCCGACCTACCGGCAGGCGGGGCTGCTGATCGCCGACGATTATCCGCTCGTCACCATGATGAACCAGATCTATTCCAACGAGCTCGACCCGCTGCATGGGCGGCAGTTGCCGGTTCTCTATTCCTCGAAGGAACACGGCTTCTTCACCGTCTCGGGTAATCTCGCCACGCAATATGTACAGGCGGTCGGCTGGGCGATGGCTTCGGCCATCAAGGGCGATACCAAGATCGCGGCCGCGTGGATCGGCGACGGCTCGACGGCGGAGTCGGATTTCCATTCAGCGCTGGTCTTTGCCTCCACCTACAAGGCCCCGGTCATCCTCAATATCGTCAACAACCAATGGGCCATTTCCACCTTTCAGGGCATTGCGCGCGGCGGTTCCGGCACCTTTGCAGCGCGCGGGCTGGGCTTCGGCATTCCTGCACTCCGGGTCGATGGCAATGATTATCTCGCCGTTTATGCCGTGGCGCGCTGGGCGGTGGAGCGGGCGCGCCGCAATCTCGGCCCGACGCTGATCGAATATGTCACCTATCGTGTCGGCGCCCATTCCACCTCGGATGATCCTAGTGCTTACCGGCCAAAGACCGAATCCGAAGCCTGGCCGCTCGGCGATCCGGTTCTCCGCCTCAAGAAACATCTCACCCTGCGCGGCGTCTGGTCGGAGGAACGGCACCGGCAGGCGGAGGCGGAAATTGCCGATGAGGTGCTGGAGGCACAGCGCGAGGCGGAAAGTCACGGTACGCTGCACGAGGGCAAAAAACCGCCGAAAAAGGATATTTTCGAAGGCGTTTATGAGGAGATGCCGCCGCATCTCGCCCGCCAGCGCCAGAAGGCAGGGTGGTAG
- the bigR gene encoding sulfite-sensing transcriptional repressor BigR has protein sequence MVTETPLEKPKNVGEIPLPAMEKRAVEVAILLKTLAHPARLMLACTLAQGEFSVGELETKLDIRQPTLSQQLGVLREAGVVETRREAKQIFYRLAEDKAARLIEALYAIFCAPEENP, from the coding sequence ATGGTGACGGAAACCCCACTGGAAAAGCCCAAAAATGTCGGTGAGATTCCCCTTCCCGCTATGGAAAAGCGCGCCGTCGAGGTCGCGATACTTTTAAAGACGCTGGCTCATCCTGCCCGGCTGATGCTCGCCTGCACGCTGGCGCAGGGGGAGTTTTCCGTCGGCGAACTGGAAACCAAGCTCGATATCCGCCAGCCGACGCTCTCCCAGCAACTCGGGGTGTTGCGGGAAGCCGGCGTCGTCGAAACACGGCGGGAAGCCAAACAAATCTTCTACCGGCTGGCAGAAGACAAGGCGGCGCGGCTGATAGAGGCTCTCTACGCCATTTTCTGCGCGCCGGAGGAAAACCCGTGA
- a CDS encoding alpha-ketoacid dehydrogenase subunit beta produces the protein MTRMTMIEAVRSAMDVSMERSDDVVVFGEDVGYFGGVFRATQGLQGKYGKTRCFDAPISESGIVGTAIGMAAYGLRPCVEIQFADYMYPAYDQITQEAARIRYRSNGDFTCPIVLRMPTGGGIFGGQTHSQSPEALFTHVCGLKVVVPSNPYDAKGLLIASIEDPDPVMFLEPKRLYNGPFDGHHDRPVTPWSKHEMGEVPEGHYTIPIGKAEIRRPGNAVTVIAYGTMVHVALAAAEETGVDAEIIDLRSLLPLDLDTIVKSVSKTGRCVMVHEATLTSGFGAEVVSLVQEHCFYHLEAPVVRVAGWDTPYPHAQEWDYFPGPARVGRALVDVMEA, from the coding sequence ATGACAAGAATGACGATGATCGAAGCCGTCCGCAGCGCCATGGATGTTTCCATGGAACGCAGCGACGATGTCGTGGTGTTCGGCGAGGATGTGGGTTATTTCGGCGGCGTGTTCCGCGCCACGCAGGGGCTACAGGGAAAATACGGCAAGACCCGCTGTTTCGATGCGCCGATCAGTGAATCCGGCATCGTCGGCACGGCCATCGGCATGGCCGCTTATGGGCTGCGGCCCTGCGTCGAAATCCAGTTCGCCGATTACATGTATCCCGCCTATGACCAGATCACCCAGGAAGCAGCGCGCATCCGCTATCGCTCCAATGGCGATTTCACCTGCCCCATCGTTCTCAGAATGCCGACCGGCGGCGGCATTTTTGGCGGGCAGACGCACAGCCAGAGCCCGGAGGCGCTTTTCACCCATGTCTGCGGGCTGAAGGTGGTGGTTCCCTCCAATCCCTATGATGCCAAGGGGCTGCTGATTGCGTCCATAGAAGACCCCGATCCGGTCATGTTTCTGGAGCCGAAACGGCTTTATAACGGTCCTTTCGACGGCCATCATGATCGGCCGGTAACGCCCTGGTCCAAGCACGAGATGGGCGAAGTGCCGGAAGGTCATTACACCATCCCCATCGGCAAGGCGGAAATCCGCCGCCCCGGCAACGCTGTCACCGTCATCGCTTATGGCACCATGGTGCATGTGGCGCTGGCGGCGGCGGAAGAGACGGGTGTGGATGCCGAGATCATCGATCTTCGCAGCCTGCTGCCGCTCGATCTTGATACCATCGTGAAGTCCGTTTCGAAGACCGGCCGCTGCGTGATGGTGCATGAGGCGACACTCACCTCCGGCTTCGGCGCGGAGGTCGTGTCGCTGGTGCAGGAACATTGCTTTTATCATCTGGAGGCTCCCGTCGTCCGGGTCGCCGGCTGGGATACGCCTTATCCCCATGCGCAGGAATGGGACTATTTTCCGGGACCCGCCCGCGTCGGGCGCGCCCTCGTAGACGTCATGGAGGCCTGA
- the gpmI gene encoding 2,3-bisphosphoglycerate-independent phosphoglycerate mutase, with protein sequence MRTPKPVVLTILDGWGLNEDTSSNAPVLANTPTMDRLFATCPNATLTTFGPNVGLPTGQMGNSEVGHTNIGAGRIVAMDLGQIDLAIEDGSFFRNAAMLDFAATVKAAGGVAHLMCVVSDGGVHGHILHGQAAVRLMISHGLKVVVHAITDGRDVAPQSAEDFVAALVASLPQGASIGTVIGRYYAMDRDNRWERVEKAYDAMVLAKGEHARDAVSAVAESYRSNVTDEFILPTVIDGYEGFKVGDGLFCLNFRADRAREILLAIGADDFDGFAREKPVLSALLGMVEYSTRHSGFMTTAYPKRDIVNTLGAWVAKQGLTQFRLAETEKYPHVTFFLNGGKEEPEVGEDRFMPKSPKVATYDLQPEMSAAEVTEKFVEVIGKGYDLIVTNYANPDMVGHTGDLQAAIKACEAVDRGLGAVVAALEKIGGAMLVIADHGNCETMVDPVTGGPHTAHTTNPVPVILFGGPEGAKVHDGILADVAPTLLQLMNVPLPPEMTGKSLIDL encoded by the coding sequence ATGCGCACTCCCAAACCCGTTGTCCTGACTATTCTCGATGGCTGGGGGCTGAACGAGGACACATCCAGCAATGCGCCTGTTCTGGCGAATACGCCGACCATGGACCGGCTTTTCGCCACCTGCCCGAATGCGACGCTGACTACCTTCGGCCCGAATGTCGGCCTGCCCACCGGGCAGATGGGCAATTCCGAAGTCGGTCACACCAATATCGGCGCTGGCCGCATCGTCGCCATGGATCTCGGCCAGATCGATCTGGCGATCGAGGATGGCAGCTTTTTCCGCAATGCGGCGATGCTTGATTTCGCCGCCACGGTGAAGGCCGCGGGCGGTGTGGCGCATCTGATGTGCGTCGTTTCCGATGGTGGTGTCCATGGGCATATCCTTCACGGCCAGGCGGCGGTGAGGTTGATGATCAGCCACGGCCTGAAGGTCGTCGTGCATGCCATCACCGATGGCCGCGATGTCGCGCCGCAATCGGCTGAAGATTTCGTGGCGGCGCTCGTCGCAAGCCTGCCGCAGGGTGCGAGCATCGGCACGGTGATCGGCCGTTATTATGCGATGGATCGCGACAATCGCTGGGAGCGTGTCGAGAAAGCTTATGACGCGATGGTTCTGGCGAAAGGCGAACACGCGCGGGATGCGGTGAGCGCCGTTGCCGAGAGCTACAGGAGCAATGTCACGGATGAATTCATCCTCCCGACGGTGATCGATGGTTATGAAGGTTTCAAGGTCGGCGACGGCCTGTTCTGCCTGAATTTCCGCGCCGACCGTGCGCGTGAAATCCTGCTCGCCATCGGCGCGGATGATTTCGACGGTTTTGCGCGAGAAAAGCCGGTGCTTTCGGCGCTGCTGGGCATGGTGGAATATTCTACCCGCCATAGTGGTTTCATGACCACGGCTTATCCGAAGCGCGATATCGTCAACACGCTCGGCGCCTGGGTGGCAAAGCAGGGGCTGACGCAGTTCCGGCTCGCTGAGACGGAAAAATATCCGCATGTCACCTTCTTCCTGAATGGCGGCAAGGAAGAGCCGGAAGTGGGCGAAGACCGCTTCATGCCGAAATCGCCGAAGGTCGCGACCTACGATCTGCAGCCGGAAATGAGCGCGGCTGAGGTCACGGAGAAATTCGTCGAGGTGATCGGCAAGGGTTATGACCTGATCGTCACCAACTACGCCAATCCTGACATGGTTGGCCATACCGGTGATCTACAGGCGGCGATCAAGGCGTGCGAAGCCGTGGATCGCGGTCTTGGTGCCGTTGTTGCCGCCCTTGAAAAAATTGGTGGCGCCATGCTTGTGATTGCCGACCACGGCAATTGCGAAACCATGGTAGACCCCGTCACCGGCGGCCCGCATACGGCCCATACCACCAATCCGGTGCCGGTGATCCTGTTTGGCGGCCCGGAAGGCGCAAAGGTGCATGACGGCATTCTCGCCGATGTCGCGCCGACGCTGCTGCAACTGATGAACGTGCCGCTGCCCCCGGAAATGACAGGCAAGAGCCTGATCGATCTGTAA